The nucleotide sequence aaaaattattgtAGCAAGCCAACAGTAATTACTGtgcataataatttttattattgtattcGACCAGAGTTATTCAAATGGCGGACCGAGGTACGAATCCagatcttccaagtattcgattcggaccgcaaCCTATATATTATTTTGGATCATTGGCCCACTTTGGATATGTGACGGTTACCTTTTGTTAAATGACTTTTACAGtattaaaagttattttataatttgctcATATTTGCACTGGACTATATAGGAAAAAACTGTAACATCATAACAAACAATGCAAATAGCGCTATCTTGATTAGCAAATAATCATTGGCTGCGCGAAAAGTGTGCATTTGGGgatgtcaaaatataatttcagaaaaGACCAGACCCCAGTAACTTTGCAGTTTTGTGTACGAATCTtaggtaaaaatagttgagtagccctgcactaAGCTATGCTGATGTCACAagttaaatatatcaaattccTGAACCTCAGGTTAAGATAAAGGGAGTAAGCAAAAAATTTTCATCCTTATGAATTATATGTATATAAGAGTCTGCTTGTCAGAAGCCTTGTTACGATCAAGAGGAAATTCATGAAAAAGTGATACAACATTCAGTAGTACAGGTAGTTTTAGTGTTTTTCTTTTGGAATTGAATGTTTCATTAGTTCGTGAAAGCTTTTAAAAATAAGCAGCGCCATTAGTTCTGTTACATATACAATAACATCTTACATCAACGCTTGACTCAAGATCATGCAAGTCAAGGTTTCTGACGATGTAGTCATTAACTGCATCTTCCAATTCTCCTGGTCCGGTATGAATCGGAGAAAGGAGTCTGCGAGCACGAAGGCGGAATGAGCGGTAAGCCATCTTTGCAACATGGAAAGATTCGCATGTGGCAATAAAGAGGATTCTCTTTACCATTTCATCATCATCAACAAATCTTCGAAGACGATcctatcaaaaataaaaatatatatataaaatgtgaaAGCAAATTAACAGGTATCGTCAATTTATAACAATCAAATGAAGTGAACCGAAATGACCCAAGAACATTCCgctagtttttacaatttaaaatagtTTGTATCATGACAAACCTGCATGTCCAATCTATCGATAGCATAGAGGTCGTTGAATCTAGCTACAAGTCTTGAGTGTCTGATAGAATTAGTCAATTCTGCATGAGTAGGTGAGATGAGTGGAGAAAGAGGAATTCTTCTTGAAGGACTGAAATAAGTATTGGTGGTTTACCTTGGAATCTCAAAATTTCACTACCATTATGTGGATTAAGATTTTCCTCATGAgtaaatagaaaaattgaaaactatAGTAGATGAAAGTATGTATAATTCAATGAATACGTGTTTACTTAACTCAGTTAGAAAATCAATCATCTTTATACCAATAAAACTCAAACTTCCTTTGTATTATGAGCAAAGGACACAAAGGGCATACTTGAATATTTCTTTAGTATAGTCAATCATGCATGGTATATTGGAGACCTAATATAATTATGtatttaacattaaatcatGTATGATccatgattgattgattataaTGAAACACTGATAAGAAATTTACTTGAATAGAAGCCCAAATTTTAGGTCTCCACCAGAACAAAGGAAACTAGTTTTATTTCTGTTATTTTGACTTTGTTGCGAGTCAGATTTAGCTGGTTAGGACTTTTGGTCGCTTCAATAGAAGAACAAGTCATTGTTAGTAATTGTTATTTTTACCTTGGTGATCTTGCTCTTGATGGGCTAACACTTCTTGCTCTGCGTaaactaaaaacaaataaagaaattgtacTTTAAATTGCAAAAAGTATCATTGATATGGGAAAAACAGCACAATGCTTGCTTATTTAACATTGGACAGGTCGAACACAACATGAAAATACTGTTGggataaaataatgtttttgtaATATCATCAAACACTGTTGTTTATCTCATGTACTACTTTTGGAGGGTGCTTTTCTATAAAAGTTAAGTAAACAAAAATATCCCATGTTGCAATTATTTAAAGTCAATAAAATCTAGCCTGACccaatttttaccaaattaataagtattttttaaaaaataaaaaatgacctGTTTTGTAGGATTTCCTTTTCACCCCTCAAGTTTGAAATTTCATCACGAAGAAATCGAACTTGTCTCTCAAAATCACCTAATTCATCAACTTGTCTTTTGTATTTCTTTGATTCCTCTCTGGATAGACGGAGactgacaaaaaaaatgaaatatgaataattGGGTGACACATTTAAAGTATGAAAGGGTAGAATAGCACTTTGTACGAAATGATCCTTCCTATAAAGCAAATAGATAAAAATTCACTACATCAAAATTatacatttgttaaaaaaaaacactacaaatcaaatcaaaataaatcaaCATACTCAGCTCTCAGATTAACTATTTCTTCTTCCGTCGCAAGTAAAGTTCCTCCGGATTCTACTTTTGTTTGTTCAAGTTCGGCTTCACTTGAATTTAATCTGGTTAGTAAACAACATGCACATGCCAACTAAGTGGgttaaattcaaaacaaaaaatgaaaacacaaattcaaaatatcaaCAAATGTAGGAGTGTTTTATTCATATTGATACAGAATATCTGAAACAGACTTAAATCaatgaaatttacaaaattgaatatttccttCTTCACTAACTCTGCAAGATTGAATGTCTGGTGATTTTACATATGATGCTTATTAATGCATTTTGCTCTCAAAAAGGCCGTATATAAgcatccactgatatctaataatATATAAAGAACTACTTTTATTTGCCTTCGCATTTTATTGCACCCTGGGTGGGGTGTATGAGATATGAATCCTAGATGTGTAATCTGTGATTTGACACATAATATAATAGAAAGTACATTGACAATCAAATGTGAGAAATTCCAGTTTGCTAAACTGGTGTTTTCGTTAATTTGAACTAGTGCAAACTCTATTCATTGAAACCAGTATTAATTAAAATTACTATCAAAAAATAATCACGGCAGTACTTACTTATCCACAGTGTTGTCCAAGTCGTCTTTCGAGAGTCTCAATTCAGCTTCAAGTTGTGCAATCTTGCGATCTTTTTCCACAGATTCCTAGAATTATACACAAAATAGAAGTTAAAATAAACTCTTaagtgaaaattgaaaaaaaaaatgaagcatGGGGACTGTCATGCGGCAAATTGAGATTGCACAATAAAATAATAGACaaaaaaaagattatttttaatatataggCCTATATCACATTTTATCCCATTGTTCAACAATAGTTCATATATAAATTCCCAGCATTATTATTCACAATTACATAAAAATGCTTTATAGAATGACGTCGGCTCAATTTATAATGAGCTTGTACAATTTTGACCAAATATTGACAGTATAGTATTGCAAAGCTACAAACTTTGTCCTGAGTAAATAAAGTAGACCAGtggttttgttaaattgttacACGCCACGTCTCACTTCCAAAGAAAAGTAAATATTGTCGGTAGGAAATATGCCATCTGACTAAGACGTCTGTAAAGTGATTTGCGATTCACCGCGTCCTTACTATTTACAGAGTGATGAAATTTAGCCTTAAAAGGGTTGAAAGTAGATAAACATCATTGTTGCTGACGAAGATGGTTTCATAAAAAAATCATGGTCATTTGACgtaaatttatatattgatGTATGAGtaacaatagaaaaaaattttgattcatgAAACTATGTGTGTATATAACTTTTATAACTATAACTGCTGGAATTGATAATCACAGATAAAGGAGTGCTGCTAATTTATACATAAAGCTCGAAAACTTAAAGTACATGGACAAAAACCCTGATAAATTTAGGATTTTAAGATAAGAAGGGCTGGAATAGTATGCAGTAtcaaaaaaatactaaaatttcCTTGTTTCAAATCCAATTAGCAAGATGAGAAttaggaaaacaaatatctgCCTGAAGTGTTACTGATTCTATTGCCAAACAGCTAAATTATTCATCAAAATCAGTTTTAAACATAATACAGAAGATTCATAATGCAAATAAATCATTACCTGCAACAATGACAGACTTGTGTCAGAAGTGACACCAGCACTCGATGCAGTGAATCCACTTCCAAGCCAAGGCAACAGTCTACTTTTTAAAGTATCAACTCCACCATAAGTACCACCTTCTGAAGCAGTCAGACTCATTGCAGTAAAAAGCTGTCCCTGCACTTTCGAAGTCAATTCGATAAGCTCGCATATTCGCCCCAAATTAGAATCACATGTGTTCAACTGAAATGTGTTAAAATTGATAAGAATTTGTAAAATTAGGAAACAATTAATAGTATTTGAAATAAGAAATTGAATACTAACGTTATAGTTTCTTCTTAAGTTGTCCAGTTTTTCTTGCAAAACTGTGTAAGAAGATCCATTGGCTAATCGCCTAATCGTGTCCGACATTATGAAGAAGACAGGTCGCAATTTTCAGCAAGTCAAAAATAAGTGAAAAGAAAGTAGTAAATGAAATGTGAAAGGAGTCCCTACGTCTGCTAAACTATCACCAACTGTAAACCAATagtaattaattaaaaatttgaatacactTTTATAAAAACCTACCACTAATCTTTGGtgatacttttttttttgattatgaAAAAATCAAAGACCTAAATGAAGGAATTGGTTTGAAAAACTAATGCAAAATCAAACCTCCAAAATTTTGTCTTTGCAATTTCACAAATGGTTATTACAAATATTAGATAGATCTTGATACTTTTCCTGAATacgtaaatttatttttatacacaGAACTAGCGTGTTAATGCTCAACTTGCAAACTTTCCACTGTTCCACCACAATTGCCTTCCATTTTGGACAATAATATATGATTTACAACAAACCATGCACCTGCTGGCCTTGGCTTTATGTAAATCTCTAAATGATGAGTCACTCCATTCTAGTTTTTGAAAACAGATCTTTTCAAAATCACCTAAAATTTATTTGTCACGAAGGACCTAAAGAGAGAACACCTGCGGAATTAATGAGTCTGCCTGTATAATCTGCACTATTTGTAATCATATATCATCCAgaatatattttagcattgtaATCGTCTCAAAGTTCATAAGTTAATTTAAAAGGGATGTTGTGCATTGTCTTACAGATATCATATTTCGACAATCAACAATACTAAAAATATGACAGTCGGATTGTACTATGATCTGAAGGGCAATGCGACCTTCACAGAAATAGCAGGCATAAATACTGTCAAGCCGTATAGAAGTGCAATATACCTCTATTGCGAAAAAGCTTCCAGCGATCTCACTCCATTTCAGACGATTTTGCCCGAGTTATCAAACAATCAATAGTAAAAGGCGGCGTTTAAAGAAAGGAATGCATTGTTTCTTTTTAGCGTCCTTTTAATCGTGCGCATAGTAAAGAGATGTCAACATAGTGTTCAATAGGCTTCCATGTAAGGCGAGAGCAATGTAAAATTACACCACAGAAAGTGGTTCACCTAAAGCGATACGAGCGGAGCCTATTCTTTCCTATCCTTTTTATCTCATTCACGACAATTTCGTGAAACCAGGGACGCCACGCATGCGCGCAACCGGCATTTCTAGATCCGCTCGAGTAAGCAATCGATTGTGCTAGCGTAACCAATGACAATTTAGGGATTTCAATAAGTGGGCAATCATAATATTAATCCAACTCGTAGTTGAATGGCCTAAGCTATGGCGAGTAGATTAATAAACTTATCATGTGCTTACGTACTACATTTATGAGTCACAAAAGAATGAGGTAGACTTGTGCGGACCTGCTAAAATAGCAGAGCTATCAAATATGTGATCGATGTTTTATTTATTGGTATTACATATATATTGCTGGAAATACTATCATTGTTATGATAAGTATGAACATTTTACCTAATAcgtgtaaatattttcaatggaaaATAGCATGCTTACACGAAGCCACCGCAACTAATTACCTTATCTGCATACCCTGATTGTCAGATATACCCGTCGCGCGATCGTGCTTTTGTGTTCGAAGTATGTAAATGGTCATTTTGTTGAATTCTCTTTAGTACTTAAAATCGTTACCAGTTAGATATAGTCCTGTACGAGTCATTTATACTGGTTCGATATAGTAATTGTGGAGAATAATGTACAATATCTCTTCCTATTTTTTGTGTTTCGGTAGTCATTATGGCAATTATACCATGACTAGTCCAGGAAAGTTgtactgtatatatatcaaatgCTAGACGTAATCTGTGGATAGAACATAACTGGATGTCAAATACAAACTGACTTCAGATCCATTTATCACAGGTAAAAAGGAAACAATATGTCGTAAGAAATTGCAGAAAAGTATTTGCACACAGACTGaacataaatcaaaaatatcaacggctatgaaacaaaaatgttaGTAGAAATGCCATACCACGATTACAATCAATTTATTGACATTTAGGAAAAGTGCAGCGATCATAGCGAATATCGGGTAGCGTCAGTGGTTCTCTCTTACTCGTTTTTGAACCAAGCTATATGATATCCTGGCAGACGACCGCTGCATTGGACCCTGGTCGCAGGAAGATAAGGTACGCTCTAGTTGTGGCTTCATCCATCACCAGGTTCGTGTATTTTAACTAAAACTTTCAACTTCTTATTTCTTTTTCAAACTGACTACTGTGAAGCTAAAAATTTGTCCATGTTCAACCCGATCATATATATCAATTCATATTTAAACCAGTGATTTAGGACCTGAATTAAAAATTTCGTTTATATGAAATATGCTTACTACACGCATTTGTTTTAGTGAGATAGACTGGATAACAACAAACAGCACAAAATTGAGAATGTTTTGAAGCAGGAAATAGGAAGGCGTCGGTGACTTCATAATAACAACCAGGACCTA is from Styela clava chromosome 9, kaStyClav1.hap1.2, whole genome shotgun sequence and encodes:
- the LOC120339702 gene encoding mitochondria-eating protein-like isoform X2; protein product: MSDTIRRLANGSSYTVLQEKLDNLRRNYNLNTCDSNLGRICELIELTSKVQGQLFTAMSLTASEGGTYGGVDTLKSRLLPWLGSGFTASSAGVTSDTSLSLLQESVEKDRKIAQLEAELRLSKDDLDNTVDNLRLSREESKKYKRQVDELGDFERQVRFLRDEISNLRGEKEILQNSLRRARSVSPSRARSPSPSRRIPLSPLISPTHAELTNSIRHSRLVARFNDLYAIDRLDMQDRLRRFVDDDEMVKRILFIATCESFHVAKMAYRSFRLRARRLLSPIHTGPGELEDAVNDYIVRNLDLHDLESSVDSVIRSMNVNPKISFPPECDFSLLSPFIREVCRVAYAMQALEPPLDVPLATDGELFSDAKYRRSYDSEYSAPLVAYHIWPTLMEGDCPLIKGEACTRRGALSSPRRSRSPSPLRSSSRLSRSSLSRDRGRSTSRGRY
- the LOC120339702 gene encoding mitochondria-eating protein-like isoform X1 — translated: MSDTIRRLANGSSYTVLQEKLDNLRRNYNLNTCDSNLGRICELIELTSKVQGQLFTAMSLTASEGGTYGGVDTLKSRLLPWLGSGFTASSAGVTSDTSLSLLQESVEKDRKIAQLEAELRLSKDDLDNTVDKLNSSEAELEQTKVESGGTLLATEEEIVNLRADLRLSREESKKYKRQVDELGDFERQVRFLRDEISNLRGEKEILQNSLRRARSVSPSRARSPSPSRRIPLSPLISPTHAELTNSIRHSRLVARFNDLYAIDRLDMQDRLRRFVDDDEMVKRILFIATCESFHVAKMAYRSFRLRARRLLSPIHTGPGELEDAVNDYIVRNLDLHDLESSVDSVIRSMNVNPKISFPPECDFSLLSPFIREVCRVAYAMQALEPPLDVPLATDGELFSDAKYRRSYDSEYSAPLVAYHIWPTLMEGDCPLIKGEACTRRGALSSPRRSRSPSPLRSSSRLSRSSLSRDRGRSTSRGRY